From one Perca flavescens isolate YP-PL-M2 chromosome 19, PFLA_1.0, whole genome shotgun sequence genomic stretch:
- the LOC114545699 gene encoding E3 ubiquitin-protein ligase ZFP91, which produces MDSEVDEVSGTRPGIEITGDSTEATKPSPDSTEPSSGRRGSKRLVKAAVTTPDSGDSQSGVRVLRARGAEAGRTNVNESKNATNESKNATQCKRKPTIMLRGRGRPAGSRSKNTPAMQPQIKKSTAKKASKHTLGPKLSKSKKGKGRPLTQASHIPPATTCKPEAEMEASLCEEETGSFKGSNDGVADPDAAVDEDPLFRDDPSDLIYNPETKTERSRRYTTLKQKEVKKEESENEEEADDIKKEESTEIVVQSEVGVGSNTEPPRKRGRQQKDDKVPRLPKQRKKPPVQYVRCEIEGCGTVLAHPRYLQHHIKYQHLLKKKYVCDHPSCGRLFRLQKQLLRHAKHHTDQRDYICEFCARAFKSSHNLAVHRMIHTGEKPIQCEICGFTCRQKASLNWHMKKHDAEASYQFSCSICSKKFEKKDSVVAHKAKSHPEVLIAEALAANGGSVISSPIPIPETVPVLTPTPETVPVLTQSDRTSVSQGNHEVVNSTLTPLQQVVLPLAPQTPLDVSQGQFLQLPTQHVVQVAPQQQVPTLLHLTTASPAHLSSISHPQLIHLSTVPTSTVASMTLADPQSTLLTLSSVSTLAPTASLASQQALQWSRETHEDTQLPGEGELWDRVVVGGDHQDVEEMMWEGNEQRRKEDEGIVWEREGGRQIILQCAEVHEDSLI; this is translated from the exons ATGGACTCAGAAGTAGACGAGGTTTCAGGTACTCGTCCTGGGATTGAGATAACCGGAGACTCAACGGAGGCCACCAAACCATCACCGGACTCGACTGAACCGTCAAGCGGGAGAAGGGGAAGTAAAAGGCTAGTGAAAGCCGCAGTGACCACCCCGGACTCCGGTGACTCTCAGTCCGGTGTTCGTGTTTTGCGAGCCAGGGGAGCTGAAGCTGGCAGGACTAACGTTAATGAGTCCAAGAATGCCACTAATGAGTCCAAGAATGCCACACAATGCAAGCGCAAGCCTACGATTATGCTCCGTGGACGTGGGAGACCTGCGGGATCACGTTCCAAAAACACACCGGCCATGCA ACCACAGATAAAGAAATCCACTGCCAAAAAAG CATCCAAACACACTCTTGGACCAAAGCTGTCCAAATCTAAAAAAGGCAAAGGGAGACCTCTAACCCAAGCTTCTCACATCCCACCAGCAACAACATGCAAGCCTGAAGCAGAGATGGAGGCTTCATTGTGTG AAGAGGAAACGGGTTCTTTCAAAGGAAGCAATGACGG TGTTGCAGATCCGGATGCAGCTGTTGACGAGGATCCCTTATTCAGAGATGACCCAAGTGACCTCATCTATAACCCTGAGACTAAGAC GGAAAGATCAAGGCGCTATACAACGTTAAAACAAAAGGAAGTCAAGAAGGAGGAGTCAGAAAATGAGGAGGAAGCAGATGACATTAAAAAGGAAGAATCAACAGAGATTGTTGTGCAGAGTGAAGTTGGAGTGGGCAGTAACACAGAGCCACCCAGGAA GAGAGGTAGACAACAAAAAGATGACAAAGTCCCTCGGCTGCCAAAACAAAG GAAAAAGCCCCCAGTGCAGTACGTCCGCTGTGAAATCGAGGGCTGCGGTACTGTATTGGCCCATCCACGCTACCTACAG CACCATATCAAATACCAGCACTTGCTTAAAAAGAAGTATGTGTGTGATCACCCCTCCTGTGGGCGCTTGTTTCGTCTGCAGAAGCAACTGTTGCGCCATGCTAAACATCATACAG ATCAAAGAGACTACATCTGTGAGTTTTGTGCTCGTGCCTTCAAGAGCTCTCATAACCTGGCTGTGCACAGGATgattcacacaggagagaagccaaTACA GTGTGAGATCTGTGGCTTTACCTGCCGTCAGAAGGCCTCCTTAAACTGGCACATGAAGAAGCATGATGCAGAAGCATCTTACCAGTTCTCTTGCTCCATTTGTAGcaaaaagtttgagaaaaagGACTCCGTCGTTGCCCACAAGGCCAAGAGCCACCCTGAGGTGCTCATAGCTGAAGCCCTAGCAGCTAATGGGGGCTCAGTAATAAGCAGTCCCATCCCAATCCCAGAAACTGTCCCAGTACTCACCCCAACCCCAGAGACTGTCCCAGTGCTCACCCAGTCCGACCGAACCTCTGTCAGCCAGGGGAACCATGAAGTGGTGAATAGTACACTCACTCCACTGCAGCAGGTGGTGCTCCCGCTCGCTCCACAGACTCCGTTAGATGTATCTCAGGGCCAGTTCCTCCAGCTGCCCACGCAACATGTGGTGCAGGTGGCACCTCAGCAGCAAGTCCCTACCTTGCTGCACCTCACCACTGCTTCTCCTGCTCACCTCTCCAGCATCAGCCATCCTCAGCTCATCCACCTCTCCACCGTTCCTACCAGCACTGTTGCATCCATGACCCTTGCTGACCCACAGAGCACCCTCCTTACCTTAAGCTCCGTCAGCACACTGGCCCCCACAGCCTCCTTGGCTTCCCAGCAGGCTCTACAGTGGAGCAGGGAGACTCATGAGGATACACAGCTACCTGGGGAGGGGGAGCTGTGGGACAGGGTGGTGGTGGGTGGCGATCATCAGGATGTAGAGGAAATGATGTGGGAGGGAAACGAACAGAGGAGGAAGGAAGATGAGGGAATTGTATGggaaagagaaggaggaagacAGATTATTTTACAGTGTGCCGAAGTTCATGAAGATAGTTTAATCTAG